A genomic stretch from Microtus pennsylvanicus isolate mMicPen1 chromosome 9, mMicPen1.hap1, whole genome shotgun sequence includes:
- the Adam29 gene encoding disintegrin and metalloproteinase domain-containing protein 29, translating to MTVPEALLCMRILFLTQLFGIFLSFPGLTQAGHQHYHSPTEVVIPLKVTGKARGIKSPNWISYSLKLGGQRHIIHMKINKFFIARNLPMFTYSDQGYLLEDYPFVQDDCYYHGYVEGQPESLVSLSSCFGGFQGLLEINHNVYEIMPKKFSTKFEHLVYKMDSNKTESKTSSLMKDNITCQVELQKTGNSTLKQSNFKGWWTHIRIVELVVVVDKTLYEHYKSNDTTMMSDLYAVINMVDNIYDVIGIRILLVGLEVWNKKNFIVIDDVRKSLNLYCQWKAGNLVHRLKHDTTHLFIYRHLRGLSGLGSTSGMCDPNRSCAIVTFINRTLNLRALGVSHHLGHNLGMNHDEYTCKCGYSKCIMHISNPPIPKFSNCSYNSFWDYSVQKANCLMENMYTKDIFDLTYCGNGIVENDEQCDCGSLRRCAKDLCCMSNCTLSLGSSCAFGLCCKNCQFLPSGALCRKEANICDLPEWCNGTSHKCPDDVYVEDGIPCNVSAYCYEKQCNDRNEYCRKIFGQHAKAANTNCYKEVHSKGDRFGHCGLQGPGYIKCENNDALCGRLQCDNVSEIPKMKAHSTVHFAVVKGLSCWGTDYHRGTRLDDIGDVKDGTECGQDHICIRRHCVHISALDSNCSPTFCHRRGICNNKHHCHCNYLWDPPNCVIKGYGGSIDSGPPPKIKRKKKICYPCLLILAILFILLGTLCWLLYSRKERKPKPPTEPIKPTPAKTEKPLNRQKTGSVVSRSLPQSTVPSAPPSKPPSKSPSIKSAH from the coding sequence ATGACTGTGCCTGAAGCACTGTTATGTATGAGGATCTTGTTCCTAACACAATTGtttggaatttttctttcttttcctggacTCACCCAGGCTGGACATCAGCACTACCACAGTCCCACAGAAGTAGTGATTCCGTTGAAGGTAACTGGGAAAGCCAGAGGCATAAAATCTCCAAATTGGATATCCTACAGCTTGAAACTTGGAGGCCAGAGACATATTATCCACATGAAGATCAACAAATTTTTTATAGCCAGGAACCTCCCAATGTTCACCTACTCTGACCAGGGTTATCTGCTTGAAGATTACCCTTTTGTACAAGATGATTGCTACTATCATGGTTATGTGGAGGGGCAACCAGAATCCTTAGTTTCCCTCAGCAGTTGTTTTGGGGGCTTTCAAGGACTATTAGAGATAAATCACAATGTTTATGAAATTATGCCCAAGAAATTTTCTACCAAATTTGAACATCTGGTCTATAAAATGGATAGTAATAAAACAGAATCAAAGACTTCCAGCCTTATGAAAGATAATATAACATGCCAAGTGGAGTTACAAAAAACTGGTAACTCCACTCTCAAGCAAAGTAACTTTAAAGGCTGGTGGACCCACATTAGAATTGTTGAATTAGTAGTGGTGGTGGATAAGACTCTATATGAACACTATAAAAGTAATGACACAACCATGATGTCAGATCTATATGCTGTGATCAATATGGTGGATAATATTTATGATGTAATTGGTATTAGAATATTATTGGTTGGTTTGGAGGTTTGGAATAAGAAAAACTTTATTGTAATCGATGATGTAAGAAAATCTCTTAACCTGTATTGCCAGTGGAAAGCGGGAAACCTTGTTCATCGACTAAAACATGATACCACGCATCTTTTCATATACAGGCACTTGAGAGGATTAAGTGGCCTAGGCTCAACAAGTGGGATGTGTGATCCAAACCGTAGTTGTGCAATTGTTACTTTCATAAACAGAACTTTAAACCTTCGTGCCCTTGGAGTGTCTCATCACTTAGGCCATAATTTGGGCATGAACCATGACGAATATACATGTAAGTGTGGATACAGCAAGTGCATAATGCATATTAGTAACCCACCGATACCCAAATTTAGCAACTGTAGTTACAATTCTTTTTGGGATTACTCTGTACAGAAAGCAAATTGTTTGATGGAAAACATGTACACCAAGGATATCTTTGATCTGACGTACTGCGGAAATGGTATTGTTGAAAACGATGAGCAGTGTGACTGTGGATCTTTACGGCGTTGTGCAAAAGATCTCTGTTGTATGTCAAACTGCACTCTGAGTTTGGGATCTTCCTGTGCCTTTGGGCTTTGCTGTAAAAACTGCCAATTTTTACCATCCGGGGCGTTGTGTAGAAAAGAGGCTAACATTTGTGATCTTCCAGAGTGGTGCAATGGAACATCCCATAAGTGTCCAGATGATGTCTATGTAGAAGATGGAATTCCCTGTAATGTCTCTGCCTATTGCTACGAAAAGCAATGCAACGACCGTAACGAATACTGTAGGAAGATTTTTGGCCAGCATGCGAAGGCTGCAAATACAAATTGCTACAAAGAAGTACACTCCAAAGGGGATCGTTTTGGCCACTGTGGTCTTCAAGGACCTGGGTACATAAAGTGTGAAAACAATGATGCCCTTTGTGGAAGACTTCAATGTGATAATGTGTCAGAAATTCCCAAGATGAAAGCTCACAGCACTGTGCACTTTGCTGTTGTCAAAGGCTTGTCTTGCTGGGGCACTGACTACCACCGTGGGACACGTCTAGATGACATTGGTGATGTGAAAGATGGCACAGAGTGTGGTCAAGATCATATCTGCATCCGTAGGCATTGTGTGCATATATCTGCGTTAGACAGCAACTGTTCACCTACATTCTGTCATAGGAGGGGCATCTGCAACAATAAACATCACTGCCACTGCAACTATTTGTGGGATCCTCCTAACTGTGTGATAAAGGGCTATGGAGGTAGTATAGACAGCGGCCCACCTCCCaagataaagaggaagaaaaaaatttgttACCCATGTCTGTTAATacttgctattttatttattttattaggtactctctgctggcttctttattctaggaaagaaagaaaaccaaagccaCCAACTGAGCCAATTAAGCCGACACCTGCAAAAACAGAGAAACCTCTAAACAGACAAAAAACTGGTTCAGTGGTCTCCCGGAGTCTACCTCAGTCAACAGTGCCATCAGCACCGCCTTCAAAACCTCCTTCAAAATCTCCATCTATAAAAAGTGCCCATTAA